The Candidatus Zixiibacteriota bacterium genome includes a region encoding these proteins:
- a CDS encoding efflux RND transporter periplasmic adaptor subunit, with amino-acid sequence MKNGLMPIFPILILMISALLVTSCGEEELQEEQIIRPVRYQTVYATGGERIRTFSSVSRAALESRLSFKVAGTVEEVAVKVGDQVESGDLIARIDPVDYRLRVQEAEASLEQARAQARNAAANYDRVRSLYENNNASLNDLDAARAADESARATVRSIEKKLEQARRQLTYTRLTAPVQGAIAAVMVQENENVRVGQAVALLTSGSELEVETNIPEVLISDINEGDPATVTFDAFPEKKFEATISEVGVTSIGQGSTYPVTALLKEQDPALRPGMAGKISIRFKSGDGRERIIVPSVAVSEDRQGRFVFTVEPADSGLGIVHRRQVTVGELTNQGLQVLEGLREGDLLITAGVSRIIDSQKVKLPQPEGVYK; translated from the coding sequence ATGAAAAATGGATTAATGCCAATATTCCCGATCCTGATACTAATGATCAGCGCGCTTCTGGTCACAAGCTGCGGAGAAGAGGAATTACAAGAAGAGCAGATCATCCGGCCTGTTCGTTACCAGACGGTCTACGCCACAGGCGGGGAACGAATCAGGACATTTTCATCGGTTTCCCGAGCCGCCCTCGAATCGCGACTGAGTTTCAAAGTAGCCGGGACAGTTGAAGAAGTGGCAGTCAAAGTCGGCGACCAGGTAGAATCCGGGGACTTGATTGCCCGTATCGATCCGGTCGATTATCGTCTCAGGGTGCAGGAAGCCGAAGCCTCTCTCGAGCAGGCACGCGCCCAGGCCCGCAATGCCGCCGCCAATTACGACCGCGTGCGCAGTCTGTATGAAAATAACAATGCCTCGTTAAATGATCTTGATGCCGCCCGGGCCGCCGATGAGTCCGCACGGGCGACTGTGCGTTCGATCGAGAAAAAACTCGAACAGGCTCGTCGTCAACTGACTTATACTCGCCTGACCGCTCCCGTCCAGGGCGCAATCGCCGCGGTGATGGTGCAAGAAAATGAAAACGTCCGGGTGGGACAGGCGGTCGCGCTTCTGACCTCAGGCTCCGAACTCGAGGTGGAGACCAATATTCCCGAGGTTTTGATATCTGATATTAACGAGGGCGATCCCGCTACAGTCACCTTCGATGCTTTCCCTGAAAAAAAATTCGAAGCGACGATCAGCGAGGTCGGGGTGACCTCGATCGGACAGGGTTCGACCTATCCGGTTACCGCCCTGCTCAAAGAGCAGGATCCCGCATTGCGACCCGGTATGGCGGGTAAAATCTCGATCCGTTTCAAATCCGGCGACGGGCGCGAAAGGATCATTGTACCGTCAGTCGCGGTCAGCGAAGACAGGCAGGGACGTTTTGTGTTTACCGTGGAGCCGGCCGATTCCGGGCTGGGCATCGTTCATCGCAGGCAGGTTACAGTCGGCGAACTCACCAATCAAGGCCTTCAAGTCCTGGAGGGCCTCCGGGAGGGCGACCTGTTAATTACTGCCGGAGTATCCAGAATCATCGACAGCCAGAAAGTCAAACTGCCACAGCCTGAGGGGGTATACAAGTGA
- the ubiE gene encoding bifunctional demethylmenaquinone methyltransferase/2-methoxy-6-polyprenyl-1,4-benzoquinol methylase UbiE, with the protein MADRIRSPFEGKPDEEKIESIRKMFGEITPHYDLLNHLLSGGQDFLWRAFAVSKLPENARVVLDVATGTGDLALDIVRKKPYIHVTGLDFVPQMLDKAREKTEAKKLSDRITYLQGDAMELPFEADSFDAATVAFGLRNMPDRVGALREMARVVKPGGRVLVLEMTFPENLGMRGFFSCYFRHVIPFMGSMISGNRKAYEHLPSSIQDFPKPDQLSEYFKQAGMEKVDAHRMTFGITYLHSGIVR; encoded by the coding sequence ATGGCGGACAGGATACGCAGTCCCTTCGAGGGAAAACCTGATGAAGAAAAAATCGAATCTATCCGGAAGATGTTCGGTGAGATCACACCCCATTACGATCTACTGAACCATCTGCTTTCAGGCGGGCAGGATTTCCTGTGGCGTGCTTTCGCCGTCAGCAAGCTTCCCGAAAATGCCCGCGTAGTCCTGGATGTCGCTACCGGGACCGGGGATTTGGCGCTCGATATAGTCCGCAAAAAACCGTATATCCATGTCACCGGGCTGGATTTCGTGCCGCAGATGCTGGATAAGGCGCGGGAAAAGACCGAGGCCAAAAAACTGTCCGACAGGATAACCTACCTCCAGGGTGACGCGATGGAGTTGCCGTTTGAAGCAGACTCATTCGATGCCGCGACAGTCGCCTTCGGACTGCGCAATATGCCCGATCGTGTCGGAGCCCTCAGGGAGATGGCCCGGGTAGTCAAGCCGGGGGGCAGGGTGCTCGTGCTTGAGATGACATTTCCGGAAAACCTGGGGATGCGCGGGTTTTTCTCCTGTTATTTCAGACATGTTATCCCGTTTATGGGAAGCATGATCTCGGGTAATCGTAAGGCTTATGAGCACCTGCCGTCATCGATACAGGACTTTCCCAAACCGGATCAGCTCAGCGAGTATTTCAAACAGGCCGGAATGGAAAAAGTCGACGCGCACCGTATGACTTTCGGGATCACTTACTTGCATAGCGGAATAGTCCGGTAA
- a CDS encoding DUF1579 domain-containing protein, translating to MRTIANVLCCSMLLVFMPASVVLAQQELTPEEQAELQAEYMRMAQPGEAHELIAQLEGEWEQEIRFWMSPGADPIVSTGSAQCEMILGGRFLSCEAEGGSGQNAMESLTILGYDNRHKHYTLIGFDTWGTYYVTAAGDYDPDTKTIVLSGVDTDPVMGMEQVYDMTLEFVDEDKYISAVIFKNPEMTGGAEEFKMVEVINTRVK from the coding sequence ATGAGAACTATCGCGAATGTTTTGTGTTGCAGTATGCTCCTGGTCTTTATGCCGGCTTCGGTCGTTCTGGCTCAACAGGAACTCACCCCTGAAGAGCAGGCGGAGCTTCAGGCAGAGTATATGCGCATGGCACAGCCGGGGGAAGCTCATGAACTCATTGCCCAGTTAGAAGGCGAATGGGAGCAGGAGATACGCTTTTGGATGTCGCCCGGCGCTGATCCGATTGTCTCCACGGGAAGCGCACAATGTGAAATGATTTTGGGCGGTCGCTTTTTGTCCTGCGAGGCTGAAGGCGGTTCCGGTCAAAACGCGATGGAGAGCCTGACGATTCTCGGTTACGACAATCGTCATAAGCACTACACCCTGATCGGTTTTGATACCTGGGGGACATACTATGTCACGGCGGCCGGTGACTACGATCCGGATACCAAGACAATCGTATTGTCCGGTGTCGACACAGATCCGGTTATGGGTATGGAGCAGGTTTATGATATGACGCTCGAATTTGTCGATGAAGACAAATACATTTCTGCGGTGATTTTCAAAAATCCCGAGATGACCGGTGGTGCCGAGGAATTCAAGATGGTCGAGGTAATCAATACCAGGGTGAAATAA
- a CDS encoding MMPL family transporter, with amino-acid sequence MSLTRQAILKDRITIAALLVVLVAGIIAYLNMPRSENPGFTIRTAVVQTFFPGAAPERIEQLITDPIEKAVQEMPELDYVYSESKTGVSVVYVFIKESYSDMRPIWDDLRRKVNRASRDLPDEAIGPFVNDEFGDVFGIVITLTGEGFSYAELKEIADECRNELLLIDEAAKVNIHGAQKERIFIEYNNSRLAELNLSPTQLKRILETRNIIIPGGEIYTEHERMVLQPTGNFESVEDIRRAVIQIPGTRNLIFLEDLAHVYRGYIDPPTSVMHYMGKPSLALAVNLREDGNILELGEKVKAQVRRFQEYYPIGIEFNYVAFQPHYVEAKVNNFVINIVQAVGIVMLVMLISLGIRTGLVVASLIPMAMIMALMLMAFFDIGIDTVSLAALIISLGLLVDNAIVISESIMVMMREGKKPLEAAEESTKELRIPLLTSSLTTAAAFLPIFLAESVTGEYTASLFKVVTITLLSSWVLALTLIPMLCVKFLRINTKSQKHSYSSKFYRFYRNSLVAGLRHPLLFLLGVIAVFFGAMALFQFVPNIFFPEDNKPIFYAEMELPVGSPLSQTTGIVTKIEDYMSAELMADSAGGKEGIVDWASFIGKGGPRYILNYSPEPESPHYAYILINATSKEIIQNSLRPKIDSFCLANFPDLSTTVRALELGPPVEYPVEIRLFGKQTDKLFALGDSVRQILKDIPGTKNITDNWGPRAKKLMVKIDEVRARRAGLTNRDIAVSLQSILSGIETTEYYEDDKIIPVILRSVAAERDDLSKLESHNIFSPLTGRSVPLLQVANIEVVWQPAQIIRRDRLKMLALRSNVKEGYYGIDIAMEVDKWLKEKAPQWGIGYGYELGGEVESSGDANKSIAEKLPFAFLVIILLLVGQFNSARKPLIILLTIPLGLIGVVLGLLLMNSYFGFMTLLGIISLAGIVINNAIVLLERIKLEIDENGHEPPRAIVEAGQRRFRPILLTTMTTIGGLLPLWFGSSPMFVPLAIAIIFGLLFATFLTLGVVPLLYSIFYRVKFKDFEYPD; translated from the coding sequence GTGAGTCTGACCCGCCAGGCGATTCTCAAGGATCGAATCACGATTGCCGCCCTGCTGGTAGTTCTGGTTGCCGGCATTATCGCCTACCTCAATATGCCCAGAAGCGAAAATCCCGGATTTACGATCAGGACGGCAGTAGTACAGACATTCTTCCCCGGAGCCGCCCCCGAAAGAATCGAACAGCTAATCACCGACCCGATCGAAAAAGCCGTACAGGAAATGCCGGAACTCGATTACGTTTACAGCGAGTCCAAAACCGGTGTTTCGGTTGTCTATGTTTTTATCAAGGAAAGCTACAGCGATATGCGTCCTATCTGGGACGATCTCCGCCGAAAAGTCAACCGGGCCTCCCGCGATCTTCCGGACGAGGCGATTGGACCGTTCGTAAACGATGAATTCGGCGATGTGTTCGGAATCGTGATAACACTCACCGGAGAGGGGTTCAGCTATGCCGAATTGAAAGAGATTGCCGATGAGTGCCGCAATGAACTTCTGCTTATCGATGAGGCCGCCAAGGTCAATATCCATGGCGCTCAAAAAGAGCGGATATTTATCGAGTATAACAACTCACGGCTGGCGGAGCTGAACCTCTCCCCCACCCAGCTCAAACGGATACTCGAGACCAGAAATATCATTATTCCCGGCGGGGAGATATATACCGAACATGAGCGCATGGTGCTCCAGCCGACCGGCAACTTCGAATCAGTTGAGGATATCCGCCGCGCTGTGATCCAGATCCCCGGCACACGCAACCTGATCTTTCTGGAGGATTTAGCCCATGTTTACCGCGGTTATATCGACCCTCCCACCTCGGTTATGCACTACATGGGAAAACCGAGCCTGGCACTGGCGGTGAACCTGCGCGAGGACGGCAATATCCTCGAACTGGGTGAAAAAGTAAAAGCCCAGGTACGAAGATTCCAGGAGTATTACCCGATCGGGATCGAATTCAATTACGTCGCCTTCCAGCCTCATTACGTTGAAGCAAAAGTGAACAACTTCGTCATCAACATAGTCCAGGCAGTCGGCATCGTCATGCTGGTCATGCTGATTTCGCTCGGCATTCGCACCGGGCTGGTGGTAGCCAGCCTGATCCCGATGGCCATGATTATGGCTTTGATGCTGATGGCATTCTTCGACATCGGGATCGATACAGTTTCGCTGGCAGCCCTGATAATATCGCTGGGGCTTTTGGTCGACAACGCGATCGTGATATCGGAATCGATCATGGTCATGATGCGTGAGGGCAAAAAACCGCTCGAGGCGGCCGAGGAATCGACAAAAGAACTGCGTATCCCGCTTTTGACATCATCGCTGACGACAGCCGCCGCTTTCCTGCCGATCTTTCTGGCTGAATCGGTGACCGGAGAATACACCGCCTCATTGTTCAAGGTCGTCACGATCACTCTGCTTTCATCATGGGTGCTGGCCTTGACATTGATCCCGATGTTGTGCGTCAAATTCCTCAGGATTAATACCAAATCGCAAAAGCACTCGTATAGTTCGAAATTCTACCGCTTTTATCGCAACTCTCTGGTCGCAGGGCTGAGACATCCTCTGTTGTTTCTGTTGGGGGTGATTGCGGTCTTCTTCGGTGCGATGGCCCTGTTTCAGTTCGTGCCGAACATCTTTTTCCCGGAAGACAACAAACCGATATTCTATGCCGAGATGGAATTGCCGGTAGGAAGCCCGCTCAGCCAAACTACCGGGATAGTCACAAAGATCGAGGATTACATGAGCGCGGAACTGATGGCTGATTCTGCCGGCGGTAAAGAAGGCATAGTCGACTGGGCATCCTTCATCGGCAAAGGAGGCCCGCGCTACATTCTCAATTACAGCCCCGAGCCGGAGAGTCCGCATTACGCTTATATCCTCATCAACGCCACCAGCAAGGAGATTATCCAAAACAGCCTGCGGCCGAAAATCGACTCGTTCTGCCTGGCCAACTTCCCCGATCTTTCGACAACAGTACGAGCATTGGAACTCGGCCCGCCGGTAGAGTACCCGGTTGAAATCCGCCTTTTCGGCAAACAGACCGATAAGCTCTTTGCCCTGGGAGATTCGGTCCGGCAGATCCTCAAAGATATTCCAGGAACCAAAAACATCACCGACAACTGGGGCCCGCGTGCCAAGAAGCTGATGGTTAAAATCGATGAAGTACGCGCCCGGCGAGCCGGTCTGACCAACCGCGATATAGCCGTCTCCCTGCAATCGATACTCTCAGGGATCGAAACTACCGAGTACTATGAAGACGACAAGATCATCCCGGTCATACTCCGCTCGGTGGCGGCTGAACGCGACGATCTCTCCAAGCTCGAAAGCCACAATATATTCTCGCCCCTGACCGGCCGGTCGGTACCGCTTCTGCAGGTGGCCAATATCGAAGTCGTCTGGCAACCGGCCCAGATAATCCGGCGTGACAGGCTCAAAATGCTGGCTTTGCGCTCCAATGTCAAAGAAGGTTACTACGGTATCGATATCGCCATGGAGGTCGACAAGTGGCTGAAAGAAAAAGCCCCGCAGTGGGGTATCGGTTATGGCTACGAGCTCGGCGGGGAAGTTGAATCATCAGGCGATGCCAACAAGTCAATCGCCGAGAAACTGCCTTTCGCGTTTTTGGTTATCATCCTGCTTTTAGTCGGTCAGTTCAATTCCGCCCGAAAACCATTGATCATCCTGCTGACAATTCCTCTGGGGTTGATCGGTGTGGTGCTCGGACTGCTGTTGATGAATTCCTATTTCGGATTCATGACGCTTCTCGGGATCATCTCGCTGGCAGGAATTGTGATCAACAATGCAATCGTATTACTGGAGCGGATCAAGCTCGAGATAGATGAGAACGGCCATGAACCGCCTCGCGCGATTGTCGAAGCCGGCCAGAGACGATTCCGCCCGATTCTGCTGACCACCATGACAACCATTGGAGGCCTGCTCCCGCTCTGGTTCGGGAGCTCGCCCATGTTCGTGCCGTTGGCGATCGCGATTATCTTCGGCCTTCTCTTCGCAACGTTTTTAACCCTCGGGGTGGTACCTTTGCTCTACTCGATTTTTTACAGGGTTAAATTCAAAGATTTCGAGTATCCGGACTAA
- a CDS encoding methyltransferase domain-containing protein, which yields MKENVWETFFDKHAPEYMQNIFTRGTKGEVEFLIEELDLKPGMKILDIGCGTGRHAVELAKHGCHVTGVDLSRGMLDEAEKAAGNAGVKLELIHCDATRFESEPVFDVAIILCEGAFSLYQPGQDPIAHDLAILKNANRALKPGGKFIMTALNAMKKIREYGPDDVASGKFDPLNLIEHYEMDYEDGGQKHSVKVCEKGYVALELKLLLRMAGFEVENIWGGTAGNWGRRQIDLDEYELMAVALKR from the coding sequence ATGAAAGAAAATGTCTGGGAGACTTTTTTCGATAAGCATGCCCCGGAATACATGCAGAATATATTTACCCGGGGGACGAAAGGGGAGGTCGAATTCTTAATCGAGGAGCTGGATCTCAAGCCGGGTATGAAGATCCTGGATATTGGCTGTGGCACGGGGCGCCATGCGGTAGAACTGGCCAAACATGGTTGTCATGTAACCGGTGTCGATCTCTCGCGCGGGATGCTGGATGAAGCTGAAAAAGCCGCCGGCAATGCGGGAGTAAAGCTAGAGTTGATACATTGTGACGCTACTCGATTTGAGAGTGAACCGGTTTTCGATGTTGCCATAATATTGTGCGAGGGGGCATTCTCTTTATATCAGCCCGGACAGGACCCGATTGCTCATGATCTGGCGATATTGAAAAACGCAAATCGCGCCCTCAAACCGGGCGGGAAGTTCATCATGACAGCATTGAATGCCATGAAAAAGATCCGCGAGTATGGTCCCGATGATGTCGCCTCGGGCAAATTCGATCCGCTCAACCTGATTGAACACTACGAGATGGATTACGAGGATGGCGGGCAGAAGCATTCGGTAAAAGTCTGTGAGAAGGGTTACGTGGCGCTGGAACTCAAGCTCCTGTTGAGGATGGCGGGTTTCGAGGTTGAAAATATATGGGGAGGCACGGCCGGCAACTGGGGCCGAAGGCAGATCGACCTGGATGAGTACGAACTGATGGCGGTTGCCCTGAAAAGATAG